From a region of the Mobula hypostoma chromosome 6, sMobHyp1.1, whole genome shotgun sequence genome:
- the rpl37a gene encoding large ribosomal subunit protein eL43: MAKRTKKVGIVGKYGTRYGASLRKMVKKIEISQHAKYTCSFCGKTKMKRRAVGIWHCGSCMKTVAGGAWAYNTTSAVTVKSAIRRLRELKDQ, encoded by the exons ATG GCGAAACGCACAAAGAAGGTTGGGATCGTGGGCAAGTATGGCACCCGGTACGGAGCATCTCTCCGCAAAATGGTGAAAAAGATCGAGATCAGCCAACACGCCAAGTACACCTGCTCCTTCTGTGGGAAG ACCAAGatgaagaggagagctgttggaATCTGGCATTGTGGGTCCTGCATGAAGACAGTAGCTGGAGGAGCCTGGGCCTACAA CACGACTTCAGCTGTCACTGTGAAGTCCGCCATTCGTCGCCTCCGGGAGCTGAAGGACCAGTAA